The nucleotide sequence GCGGCCCCGGCGTTCGAGGTCATGATCAGGATCACGTTGCGGAAGTCGACCGTCTTGCCGTTGTGGTCGGTCAGCTTCCCGTGGTCCATGATCTGCAGCAGGATGTTGAACAGGTCGGGGTGCGCCTTCTCGATCTCGTCCAGCAGCAGCACGCAGTGCGGGTGCTGGTCGATGGCGTCGGTCAGCAGGCCGCCCTGGTCGAAGCCGACATAGCCCGGAGGGGCGCCGATCAGCCGCGACACGGTGTGCCGCTCCATGTACTCCGACATGTCGAAGCGGGTCAGCTCGATGCCGAGGGTCATGGCGAGCTGGCGGGCCACCTCGGTCTTGCCGACGCCGGTCGGGCCGGTGAACAGGTAGTTGCCGATGGGCTTCTCCGGCTCGCGCAGGCCGGCACGGGCCAGCTTGATGGCGGAGACCAGCGCGTCGATCGCCTTGTCCTGGCCGAAGACCATGGTCTTCAGGTCGCGCTCCAGGTTCAGCAGCGTCTCCTTGTCGTCGCGGCTGACCGACTTCGGCGGGATGCGGGCGATCTTGGCGACCACCGCCTCCACGTCCTTGACCGAGATCGTCTTCTTCCGCTTGGACTCGGGCAGCAGCATCTGGGCGGCGCCGACCTCGTCGATGATGTCGATCGCCTTGTCCGGCAGCTTGCGGTCGCCGATGTACTTCGCCGACAGCTCGACCGCCGAGCGCACCGCGTCGTTGGTGTAGCGGACGCGGTGGTGCTTCTCGTAGTAGGGCTTCAGGCCCTGCAGGATCTTCACCGCATCCTCGACCGACGGCTCGTTGACGTCGATCTTCTGGAAGCGCCGGACGAGCGCCCGGTCCTTCTCGAAGTAGTTGCGGTATTCCTTGTAGGTCGTCGACCCGATGCAGCGCAGCGAGCCCGAGGCGAGCGCCGGCTTCAGCAGGTTGGACGCGTCCATGGCACCGCCGGAGGTGGCGCCCGCACCGATGACGGTGTGGATCTCGTCGATGAAGAGGATCGCCCCCTCCGTCGCCTCCAGCTCCGAGACGACGGCCTTCAGCCGCTCCTCGAAGTCACCGCGGTAGCGCGTGCCGGCGAGCAGGGAGCCCATGTCGAGCGCGAAGATCGTCGCGTTCTTCAGGACCTCCGGCACCTCGCCGTGGACGATGCGGCGGGCCAGCCCCTCGGCGATGGCGGTCTTGCCGACACCGGGGTCGCCGACGTAGAGCGGGTTGTTCTTCGACCGGCGGCACAGGATCTGGATGGTCCGCTCGACCTCCTGCTCCCGGCCGATCAGCGGGTCGATCTTGCCGCTTGCCGCCTTCTTGTTCAGATTGACGCAATAGGCCTCCAGGGCCTCGCTGCCTTTTTTCACGACCTTCTCCGCCGCCGCCTCGTCGTCGGCTCCAGAGACTCGCTTGGTTTCCGAGCGGCCCGGCGCCTTCGCGATTCCGTGAGAAATGTAGTTCACCGCGTCGAACCGGGTCATCTCCTGCTCCTGCAGGAAATAGACCGCGTGGCTCTCGCGTTCAGAGAACAAGGCGACGAGCACATTTGCTCCCGTCACCTCCTCACGTCCGGACGACTGGACGTGGATGGCAGCACGCTGCAGCACCCGCTGGAAGCCAGCCGTCGGCTTGGCATCATCGGGCCTGCTCGTGATCAGGTTGGCAAGCTCGTTGTCGAGGTAGTCCGACAGTTCGGCGCGCAGGCGGTCCAAATCGACACCGCAGGCACGCAAGACAGCCATCGCATCGGAGTCCTCGGTCAGCGCGAGCAGCAAGTGTTCGAGCGTCGCGTATTCATGCCTGCGCTCGTTCGCGTGGGCCAGGGCTCGGTGCAGCGTCTGTTCCAGGTTACGCGACAGCATGTGTGGGTCTAATCCTTTTCTAACGTGCATTGCAGCGGGTGCTGGTGCTGGCGAGCAAAGTCCATCACCTGCGTGACTTTCGTCTCCGCCACCTCGTAGGTGAACACGCCGCACAAGCCCACACCCCGCCGGTGCACATGCAGCATGATCCGCGTCGCTTCCTCGCGCGACTTGCTGAAGAAGCGCTCGAGAACGTGAACGACGAACTCCATAGGTGTGTAGTCGTCGTTCAACATCAAGACCTTGTACATCGAGGGCTTTTTGGTCTTCGGCTTGGTCTTGACGACCACGCCGGTGTTGGTGCCCTCGTTGCCTTGCTTGTTCGGGTCGGCCATGGTCAGGAGCCAAGTGTCTTCGCGATGCGCATCTTGAGAGATGATATGATCACTCCTGCCGCGGTGGGAAGGGGCGGATTGCGTCCTCTCCCCATTTGGGAGAGGCCCGTTCGGAACGCGACGCACCGAACTACCACCGAATAGGGCGAATTGCGGCGATTCCGGGCGCCGGCGGCCCGGAACGAAGAAACCCGGCGACCGCAGGGGCCGCCGGGTTTCTCCGGACAAACGCGCGGCCAGGCGGCGCGCGTATCTCGTCGGGCGCTGTGTACCGGAGCCGGCGTCTCCCGGGTCGGGGACGCCGCTCACCGGACCGCGCCGTGGGCTGGAATGCCGCGGGCGGGGATCAGGCCGCGACCGGCTTGGCGATCGCCTCGACCGTGACGTTCACCCGCTCGTTGATCGGGGCGAGCGCCTCGTTGGCGACCTTCACCGTGAGCTGCTGCAGCTTGGTGGTCTCGGCGACCAGGGCGTCGAAGCTCGACTTGGCGTAGGCGTTCTGCAGCTCGACCAGCTCCTGGATGGTCTTGACGGCCAGCAGGGCCTTGCCGGTGGCGACGCTCTTCTCCAGCGAGGACTGCGTGAAGGCGGCGACCTGCTTGCCGGCCTCCTCGGCGCCCTTGGCGACGATCGTGCCGGACTTCACCACGGCGTCGACGTTGCCCTTGGTGAGGGCGGTCAGCTCGTCGAAGCCCTTGAGGATCTGGGCGGAGGCCTTCTCCACCTGCTCCTGCTGGGCCTTCACCAGGCCTTCCAGGTTCTGCTTGGCGGTGGTGACGGCGTCTTCGATGGTCTTGGTGGCGGCGGCGATCTTGTCGGACATGTCTGGGCTCCTCGCGCTCTCTCAAGGGGTCAACCGCGCGGTCCCGCGGATGCGGCGGCCGGGCGCGGACTGGGTTGAGTCCCTCGGACCCCGCTCGGGCAGGCATCCGAGATATGCTGCAATGCAGCATGACCTTATTTAGGGCAGCTCCCGCCGCTTTGTCAATGTGATTTTGTGCGCTGCACAATGGCCGGAGAAGATGGGCAGCCGGCGAAGATGGCCGGCGGCCCTGCCGTGTCCGCCGGAAACGGAACGGCCCGGCACCCCGCGTGGAGGATGCCGGGCCGGGCCCGCCGCGTGAAGGGAAGGGCTCGCGGAGCGGTGCCGGGCTCCGAAGCCCGGTCCGTCAGGCGGCCAGCGGCTTGGACAGCTTCTCGACCGCGACGTTCAGCCGGGCGTTCAGCGGGGCGAAGGCGGCGTTGGCGACCTTGACCGACATCTCCTGCAGGCGGGTGGCCTCGGCGACCATCGCGTCGAAGCTGGACTTGGCGTAGCTGTTCTGCAGCTCCACCACTTCCTGCAGCGTCTTGGCGGCCAGCAGGGCCTTGCCGGTGGTGATCGACTTGTCGAGCGACGCCTGGGTGTAGGCGGCGACCTCGCGGCCCAGATCCTCCGCGCCCTTGGCGGCGGTGGTGGTGCTCTCGATCAGCGCCTCGACGTTGCCCTTGCTCAGCACCTGGAGGTCCTCGAACCCCTTGAAGAACTGGGCGATGGTCTTGTCGGCCTGCTCCTTCAGGGCGGCGGCGGTCTGCTCGAACTGCTTCACCACCTGCTCCTGGCCGGCCTTCACGAAGCCCTCATACTGCTCCTTGGCCTGGGTGGCGACCTCCTCGATGGCGGTGGCCGGGGACTTGGTCTTGGTCGCGACGGTCATGGCTTGCGTTCCTTCCGATGGGTGCCCGATTGGTGCCCGATGCGAGCCGGCCGGGCTGGTCCGGCCGGACGGTCTTGGGCCTTGTCTTCGATCCGGCCCTTGGCATGCATTGCGGGTCGTCGGACCGCAACGGCATCCTGCCGCCGCGACCGGGCGCCCCGTCCCCTTACCGGCCGGAAAATGCTGCAATGCAGCATGGCTGAAACTAAGGCCAGGGAAGAAGAGAGTCAACATAAAAATTGTGCAACGCACAATTCCTGCCGCCCGCTGTCACGTCTTGCCGCAAGACCGGCTGTCCCTGCATGCTGCCGGCACGGCAAACCGGCGGCGGTGAGTCCTTAACGAAGACTTTACCGCCGGTAGTCCTATTCTACCCGCGCCGCGCGTCCGGCGCGCTTCGGCCAAACGTCAGTAAGCGTGCGTCCAACCGTCGCACCCTTTCCATTACGTCATCATCAGGAAATGGATTTGTCATGACCTATTGCCTCGGCATCAAAACCCGCGACGGGCTGATCGGGCTGTCCGACGGACGCATCACCAGCGGTTCGCAACTGTCGTCGGCGCGCAAGGTGACGATGATGGGCAGCGGCGGCGACCGGTTCTTCATCATGAACTCCGGCCTGCGCAGCGTGCGCGACAAGACGCTGGCCTATATGCGCCGCGACATGCTGAAGCGCCGGGGCGAGACCTATGCGACCATGCTGGACGCGGTGTCGGCCTTCACCACCTGCCTGCGCCAGGTCGCGGCCGAGGACAAGGAGTCGCTGGAGGCGTCCAAGCTGCACTTCAACCTGCACGCCATCGTCGGCGGCCAGCTCGCCGAGGACCGCGAGCCCTACATGTTCCTGGTCTATCCCGAGGGCAACTGGATCGAGGTGGACGAGCGCACGCCCTACCTCTCCATCGGCGCCACCGCCTACGGCAAGCCGATCCTCGACCGCGCGCTGACCTACCAGACCGACATGCAGACGGCGCTGAAGCTGGCCTACCTGTCCTTCGACAGCACGCGCTTCTCCAGCAACGACGTCGGCTTCCCCATCGACATGGTGTCCTACCACGCGGCCCAGCGCACCTGGCGGCAGTCGAACTACGACTATGACGACCTGGCGGAACAGCGCCAGTGGTGGAACCGCAACATCACCGAGCTCGCCCGCCGCATGCCGGACGGCCCGTGGGTGGAGACGCTGGTGCCCGACAGCCTGCGCACCGCCCGCAAGCTGGCGGAGGAGCCGGCCTGACCCCCTAGCGGGCCAGGAAGTTCCCCAGCGTCCAGGGGCCGAACAGGTGCGTCGGCCCCACCAGCCCGGCGTCCGCCACCTCCAGCTCGAAGAAGACGCCGCCCTCCGCCTGCCGGCTGCCGCTGGGCAGGCTGCGCGCCGCCTCCTCGGCGGCGGCAGGTCGGGAAAGGGGATGCCGGTGCGGTCGGCGTCGCGCAGCGCCTCCGGGAAGCGGATGTCGGCGAAGCGGCCGGAGGGGTAGGGGAAGGCGTTGAAGAACCAGTGCCCCTCCTGGCAGCCGTTGACCAGCCAGTAGACCCCGTTCGACGGCAGGCGCAGCCCGTTGGGCGGCGCCTCGAACACGCCGCTGCTGCGCAGCCCGGCGATGAAATAGGCGAACTGGTGGGGCGTCAGCTCGATCCGCGAGGTGGAGCCGCGGGCGGCCGACAGCGGATCCTGCGGCGACAGCCGGGCGAGGTCGGTCGCCTCGATCACCCGCGCCTCGACCGCCGCGCCGCCGCGCTCGCGGTCGCCGGTGATGTCGTAGGTGCGGATGTGCCGGTTGTAGTCGGCGTTGAAGACCAGCCGGAAGCGGTCGGTGCCGTCGCGGCCGCAGGAAACCCGCAGGTCGTCGCCGTTCAGATAGCTGAACCAGGTCAGCTTGCGGGCGACCGGGTTGTCGGTCGGCCCCATGGCGCTGCAGCCGGCGAGCAGGGCCGCGGCGCCGGCCAGCACCGCCATGCGCCATCCGCGCCGCGGCAAACGCCCGGCCGAGCGCCCGATCAGCCGCCCGGCCATCCGGCCGACCGCCGATCCGGTCCGTGAGCGTGACTGTCCATCCATGCCGTCGCCTCGCCTCCACGCCGCGATCCGGCCGCGCTCCGTCGCGGGAGGGCCGGTGCCTAAGACATTCGCCTTCCGCCCGCCGCGTTTCAAGCCGGAACGGCGTCCGCTGCCCCGCCCCGTCCCGCCCGCGGCCCATTTTGGTCACAGCCCGGCGGCAAATCCCGAAGCAGGAAATTAACGAATTCCTGCTAGACACTGATTCACCACGAATTTACCATTGTACCAATCACCAAATATTAGCCTTTGGCGGGGGCATCATGACAGTGTCGCGCAGCACCGTTCGAACCGGACTGTTTTCGTTCGCCTTACGCGAGCCGGAAACGTCGGGCGGGCGGCGCATCAGGCGTCTTGCGCAGACTCTCATCGCCGTCGCGGCACTGTCCGGCACCGTCCTGACGTCGGTCGAGGCGCTGGCGGCGAAGGCCGCCGCCATCATCGTCGACGCCCGGACCGGGGAGGTGCTGATCGAGCAGGATGCCGACGCCGTCACCCATCCGGCGTCGCTGACGAAGATGATGACCTTGTACCTCACCTTCGACGCGCTGGACGAGGGGAGATTGACGCTCGACCAGGCGCTGCCGGTCTCCGCCTGGGCGGAGAGCATGTCGCCGACCAAGCTCGGCCTGCGCGCCGGCCAGACGATCAAGGTGGAGACCGCGATCCTCGGGCTCGTCACCAAGTCGGCGAACGACGCCGCCGTGGTGCTGGCGGAGGCGCTGGGCGGCAGCGAGGCCCGCTTCGCCGAGATGATGACCCGCAAGGCGCGGGAGCTCGGCATGCGCAACACCGTGTTCCGCAACGCCTCCGGCCTGCCGAACATGGAGCAGGTGACGACGGCCCGCGACTTCGCGACCCTGTCGCGCGCCATGCTGGCCGACCATCCGAAATACTATCCCTATTTCAGCCGCCGCAACTTCGTCTATGGCGGGCGCACCCTGCCCAACCACAATCGCCTGATGTCGCGGTACGAGGGCATGGACGGCATCAAGACGGGCTACACCGTCGCCTCCGGCTTCAACCTCGCCGCCTCGGCGACGCGCGACGGGCGCCGGCTGGTCGGGGTGGTGATGGGCGGCAAGTCGGCCGTCTCGCGCGACAACCGGATGGCCGCCCTGCTGGACCAGGCCTTCGGCAAGCCGCACCGCAGCCCGAAGGACGAGGCGCCGCTGGTCGCCAGCCGCAGCGCCCCCGACGACAGCGCCGAGGGCGACGACGAGGTCGAGACCCCGGTGAAGGCCAAGCCGGTGCGCCAGACCCGGACGGTCGTCGCCTCCGCCAAGGCTCCGGCGCCGGCCGCCAAGGCCAGCAGGTGGGGCGTCCAGGTCGGCTCCTATTCCAGCCGCGCCGCCAGCCAGAAGGCGCTCGCCCAGGCGATCAAGCAGGCGCCCTTCCTGCTGCGCGGGGCCAAGCATTCGGTGGTGGAGAGCAAGACCGGCGGCGAGAAGGTCTTCCGCGCCCAGCTCCAGGGGCTGGACGAGAAGGCGGCCCGCAAGGCCTGCAGCGAGCTGACCCGCCACGGCCACCGCTGCACCACCATCACCGTCGCGGAAAAGATGTAAGGCCCGTCTCCCGAGCCGGCAGCCGCAGGAAATGCCCCTCCTCCCACCGGGACGAGGGGCATTTTTCCGTCCGCCCCGGCAGGCCGGGCGGGAGGCTGGAAGAGGGGGAGCTTCTCAGCCCGCCATCGTCTCCAGCCAGGACAGCGCCGGGCCGAAGGCGGCGTCCATCTCGCGGTAGGCGGCTTCGGCGGCCTCGCTGGTCGCGGTGGCTTCCAGCCGTTGCGCCGCCCGGCGCAGCGCGGCGCAGCCGTAGATGCCCGCCACGCCCGCGATCTTGTGGGCCATCGCCGCGACGGCGGTGCGGTCACCCGCCGTCCGGGCCGCCTCCAGCGTGGCGCGGTACTGGGCGAGCGTCGCCGCGGTCTTGGCGATCAGCGTTGCGACCCGCTCGGCGGGCAGGCTCTCCCGCATCACGGCGAACACCGACGGGTCGAAGGCCTTGTCCTGTGAGGCGTCCTGTGAGGCGTCCTGTGCGGCCGTCTCCCGCAGGGGCGCCATTCCCCGCAGGGCGGATGCCAGCAGCTCGGGCGTCAGCGGCTTCTGCAGCACGCCATCGGCCCCGCAGGACCGGCAGCGCTCCAGATCGGCGGCCACGGCGGTCGCCGTCAGGATCAGGATGCGCGGGGCCGGGCCGGAGAGGGGCAGCGTACGCACGCGACGCGCCACCT is from Azospirillum thermophilum and encodes:
- the clpA gene encoding ATP-dependent Clp protease ATP-binding subunit ClpA, giving the protein MLSRNLEQTLHRALAHANERRHEYATLEHLLLALTEDSDAMAVLRACGVDLDRLRAELSDYLDNELANLITSRPDDAKPTAGFQRVLQRAAIHVQSSGREEVTGANVLVALFSERESHAVYFLQEQEMTRFDAVNYISHGIAKAPGRSETKRVSGADDEAAAEKVVKKGSEALEAYCVNLNKKAASGKIDPLIGREQEVERTIQILCRRSKNNPLYVGDPGVGKTAIAEGLARRIVHGEVPEVLKNATIFALDMGSLLAGTRYRGDFEERLKAVVSELEATEGAILFIDEIHTVIGAGATSGGAMDASNLLKPALASGSLRCIGSTTYKEYRNYFEKDRALVRRFQKIDVNEPSVEDAVKILQGLKPYYEKHHRVRYTNDAVRSAVELSAKYIGDRKLPDKAIDIIDEVGAAQMLLPESKRKKTISVKDVEAVVAKIARIPPKSVSRDDKETLLNLERDLKTMVFGQDKAIDALVSAIKLARAGLREPEKPIGNYLFTGPTGVGKTEVARQLAMTLGIELTRFDMSEYMERHTVSRLIGAPPGYVGFDQGGLLTDAIDQHPHCVLLLDEIEKAHPDLFNILLQIMDHGKLTDHNGKTVDFRNVILIMTSNAGAADMAKPAIGFERERRVGEDMEAVERLFTPEFRNRLDAIIPFAPLTQEVISRVVDKFVMQMEAQLEDRGVTIELNDDAREWLGKKGYDPLYGARPLGRVIQEYIKKPLAEELLFGKLSKGGLVKVTVQDDKPAFEFTEGSRSKRGSGDEDEEGVVHELAE
- the clpS gene encoding ATP-dependent Clp protease adapter ClpS, with protein sequence MADPNKQGNEGTNTGVVVKTKPKTKKPSMYKVLMLNDDYTPMEFVVHVLERFFSKSREEATRIMLHVHRRGVGLCGVFTYEVAETKVTQVMDFARQHQHPLQCTLEKD
- a CDS encoding phasin family protein, which produces MSDKIAAATKTIEDAVTTAKQNLEGLVKAQQEQVEKASAQILKGFDELTALTKGNVDAVVKSGTIVAKGAEEAGKQVAAFTQSSLEKSVATGKALLAVKTIQELVELQNAYAKSSFDALVAETTKLQQLTVKVANEALAPINERVNVTVEAIAKPVAA
- a CDS encoding phasin family protein yields the protein MTVATKTKSPATAIEEVATQAKEQYEGFVKAGQEQVVKQFEQTAAALKEQADKTIAQFFKGFEDLQVLSKGNVEALIESTTTAAKGAEDLGREVAAYTQASLDKSITTGKALLAAKTLQEVVELQNSYAKSSFDAMVAEATRLQEMSVKVANAAFAPLNARLNVAVEKLSKPLAA
- a CDS encoding peptidase gives rise to the protein MTYCLGIKTRDGLIGLSDGRITSGSQLSSARKVTMMGSGGDRFFIMNSGLRSVRDKTLAYMRRDMLKRRGETYATMLDAVSAFTTCLRQVAAEDKESLEASKLHFNLHAIVGGQLAEDREPYMFLVYPEGNWIEVDERTPYLSIGATAYGKPILDRALTYQTDMQTALKLAYLSFDSTRFSSNDVGFPIDMVSYHAAQRTWRQSNYDYDDLAEQRQWWNRNITELARRMPDGPWVETLVPDSLRTARKLAEEPA
- a CDS encoding D-alanyl-D-alanine carboxypeptidase; its protein translation is MTVSRSTVRTGLFSFALREPETSGGRRIRRLAQTLIAVAALSGTVLTSVEALAAKAAAIIVDARTGEVLIEQDADAVTHPASLTKMMTLYLTFDALDEGRLTLDQALPVSAWAESMSPTKLGLRAGQTIKVETAILGLVTKSANDAAVVLAEALGGSEARFAEMMTRKARELGMRNTVFRNASGLPNMEQVTTARDFATLSRAMLADHPKYYPYFSRRNFVYGGRTLPNHNRLMSRYEGMDGIKTGYTVASGFNLAASATRDGRRLVGVVMGGKSAVSRDNRMAALLDQAFGKPHRSPKDEAPLVASRSAPDDSAEGDDEVETPVKAKPVRQTRTVVASAKAPAPAAKASRWGVQVGSYSSRAASQKALAQAIKQAPFLLRGAKHSVVESKTGGEKVFRAQLQGLDEKAARKACSELTRHGHRCTTITVAEKM
- a CDS encoding response regulator, coding for MSGDGKPAAGGGLRVLLVEDEPVARMAATLLLKRLGHQVEAVADGPAALSTLQAGGGCDLLLLDLGLPGLDGDEVARRVRTLPLSGPAPRILILTATAVAADLERCRSCGADGVLQKPLTPELLASALRGMAPLRETAAQDASQDASQDKAFDPSVFAVMRESLPAERVATLIAKTAATLAQYRATLEAARTAGDRTAVAAMAHKIAGVAGIYGCAALRRAAQRLEATATSEAAEAAYREMDAAFGPALSWLETMAG